The Suncus etruscus isolate mSunEtr1 chromosome 14, mSunEtr1.pri.cur, whole genome shotgun sequence genome contains a region encoding:
- the NDUFA2 gene encoding LOW QUALITY PROTEIN: NADH dehydrogenase [ubiquinone] 1 alpha subcomplex subunit 2 (The sequence of the model RefSeq protein was modified relative to this genomic sequence to represent the inferred CDS: deleted 1 base in 1 codon), producing the protein MAAAASRGLGAKLTQLREIRIHLCQRSPNSQGVRDFIEKRYVELKKANSNLPILIRECSGVQPKLWARFAFGQEKQVSLNNLNADQVNKALQDVLVAKPEASRED; encoded by the exons ATGGCGGCGGCGGCTAGTCGCGGTCTCGGGGCCAAGTTGACTCAACTCCGTGAGATTCGAATTCACCTCTGTCAGCGCTCGCCCAACAGCCAAGGCGTCAG GGACTTCATCGAGAAACGCTACGTGGAGCTGAAGAAGGCCAACTCCAATCTGCCCATCTTAATCAGGGAGTGCTCCGGTGTGCAGCCCAAGCTGTGGGCCCGCTTCG ctTTTGGCCAAGAAAAGCAAGTCTCTTTGAACAACCTCAATGCTGATCAGGTAAACAAAGCCCTGCAAGATGTGCTA GTGGCAAAGCCTGAAGCCTCCAGAGAGGATTAA
- the TMCO6 gene encoding transmembrane and coiled-coil domain-containing protein 6 isoform X2: protein MWARRRSRPGPAGCGVDELRRRRREREAALRKARRERQLVSKRLLREDAEEADGESAAPGPALGASEIRQFLQLAQRGPEEKERQCALISLRRGLQHPETQQTFIGLEGSIRTLLGLLTSNHALLQLEAARCLHELSHSEQSVVAEACLPATSYLLTYLSGHSSDFIELCLYTLGNLVVESEAVRKQLLPQGIIPALAACVQSPHLPVLEALGYALSQLLQAKEAPETIIPHLPCCASYSHLCFCYSSVLASSLPQYMLQLLKPGPKLNLGVAVEFAWCLHYLICSQVNNSLLISQGALSTLGLLLLDVAEAVQRTNNAGLELLACPVLRCLSNLLTETAAESVEGQTQLRDERIVAALFLLLQFFFHKQPGLLPEGLWLLNNLTANSPSFCTSLLSLNLVGPLLQLLPVSNVVRVLVLTVLCNIAEKGPAYCQHLWPGPLLPALLDILVFSDTEVVGQSLELLQLLFLYRPEASEAFLQNSGQQALEKHQAEVQLKDRVQVLLQKALHQ, encoded by the exons ATGTGGGCCCGGCGGCGAAGTCGCCCCGGGCCGGCGGGGTGCGGGGTGGACGAGCTCCGGCGCCGCCGGCGGGAGCGCGAAGCCG CTCTGAGGAAGGCGCGGCGGGAGCGGCAGCTGGTGAGCAAGAGGCTGCTGCGCGAGGACGCGGAGGAAGCCGACGGGGAGAGTGCGGCCCCCGGCCCGGCCCTGGGGGCAAGCGAG ATCCGGCAGTTCCTGCAGCTGGCCCAACGGGGgccagaggaaaaagagagacagtGTGCTCTGATCAGTCTTCGGCGAGGTTTGCAGCACCCTGAGACACAGCAGACCTTCATCGG GCTGGAGGGAAGCATACGAACTCTCCTTGGGCTCCTGACCAGCAACCATGCCCTACTGCAGCTTGAGGCTGCCAGGTGCCTTCATGAGCTCTCACATTCTGAACAAAGTGTGGTGGCAGAGGCCTGCCTACCGGCCACTTCGTATCTTCTTACCTACCTCTCCGGGCACAGCTCAGACTTCATA GAGCTCTGCCTGTATACACTGGGCAACCTGGTTGTGGAGAGTGAAGCTGTGAGGAAGCAGCTCCTGCCACAGGGCATTATTCCAGCTTTGGCTGCCTGTGTCCAG TCCCCCCACCTACCTGTGCTGGAAGCCCTTGGATATGCTTTGTCCCAGCTCCTACAGGCCAAGGAAGCACCGGAGACTATCATCCC GCATCTTCCCTGCTGTGCTTCCTACTCACATCTCTGCTTCTGCTACAGCTCCGTCTTGGCATCCAGTCTTCCTCAATACATGCTGCAACTCTTGAAACCTGGCCCAAAACTGAATCTTGGGGTGGCTGTGGAGTTTGCCTGGTGCCTTCACTACCTCATCTGCAG CCAGGTCAACAATTCCCTGCTCATCAGCCAGGGGGCTCTGTCCACTCTGGGGCTGCTGCTGTTGGATGTCGCAGAGGCTGTCCAAAGAACCAACAATGCAGGATTGGAGCTG CTGGCATGTCCTGTGCTTCGGTGTCTGAGTAACTTGCTAACAGAGACAGCAGCAGAATCTGTGGAAGGGCAAACACAGCTCAGAGATGAGCGTATCGTGGCCGCATTATTTCTgcttttgcagtttttcttccacAAACAGCCCGGCCTACTTCCTGAAGGCCTTTGGCTCCTTAATAACCTTACTG CAAACAGTCCTTCGTTTTGTACCTCTTTGCTCTCCCTGAACCTGGTTGGGCCCCTCTTGCAGTTACTACCAGTATCTAATGTGGTGCGTGTACTG GTGCTCACAGTTCTGTGCAACATTGCAGAGAAGGGACCTGCTTACTGCCAGCATCTGTGGCCTGGGCCCCTGCTGCCAGCCTTGTTGGACATCTTAGTCTTCTCTGATACTGAAGTAGTTGGCCAAAGTTTGGAGCTGCTACAACTACTATTTCTCTATAGGCCAGAG GCTAGCGAAGCCTTCCTGCAGAACTCAGGGCAACAGGCCCTAGAAAAACATCAAGCAGAGGTACAGCTTAAGGACCGTGTGCAAGTTCTCCTGCAGAAAGCTCTTCACCAGTGA
- the TMCO6 gene encoding transmembrane and coiled-coil domain-containing protein 6 isoform X1, protein MWARRRSRPGPAGCGVDELRRRRREREAALRKARRERQLVSKRLLREDAEEADGESAAPGPALGASEIRQFLQLAQRGPEEKERQCALISLRRGLQHPETQQTFIGLEGSIRTLLGLLTSNHALLQLEAARCLHELSHSEQSVVAEACLPATSYLLTYLSGHSSDFIELCLYTLGNLVVESEAVRKQLLPQGIIPALAACVQSPHLPVLEALGYALSQLLQAKEAPETIIPSVLASSLPQYMLQLLKPGPKLNLGVAVEFAWCLHYLICSQVNNSLLISQGALSTLGLLLLDVAEAVQRTNNAGLELLACPVLRCLSNLLTETAAESVEGQTQLRDERIVAALFLLLQFFFHKQPGLLPEGLWLLNNLTANSPSFCTSLLSLNLVGPLLQLLPVSNVVRVLVLTVLCNIAEKGPAYCQHLWPGPLLPALLDILVFSDTEVVGQSLELLQLLFLYRPEASEAFLQNSGQQALEKHQAEVQLKDRVQVLLQKALHQ, encoded by the exons ATGTGGGCCCGGCGGCGAAGTCGCCCCGGGCCGGCGGGGTGCGGGGTGGACGAGCTCCGGCGCCGCCGGCGGGAGCGCGAAGCCG CTCTGAGGAAGGCGCGGCGGGAGCGGCAGCTGGTGAGCAAGAGGCTGCTGCGCGAGGACGCGGAGGAAGCCGACGGGGAGAGTGCGGCCCCCGGCCCGGCCCTGGGGGCAAGCGAG ATCCGGCAGTTCCTGCAGCTGGCCCAACGGGGgccagaggaaaaagagagacagtGTGCTCTGATCAGTCTTCGGCGAGGTTTGCAGCACCCTGAGACACAGCAGACCTTCATCGG GCTGGAGGGAAGCATACGAACTCTCCTTGGGCTCCTGACCAGCAACCATGCCCTACTGCAGCTTGAGGCTGCCAGGTGCCTTCATGAGCTCTCACATTCTGAACAAAGTGTGGTGGCAGAGGCCTGCCTACCGGCCACTTCGTATCTTCTTACCTACCTCTCCGGGCACAGCTCAGACTTCATA GAGCTCTGCCTGTATACACTGGGCAACCTGGTTGTGGAGAGTGAAGCTGTGAGGAAGCAGCTCCTGCCACAGGGCATTATTCCAGCTTTGGCTGCCTGTGTCCAG TCCCCCCACCTACCTGTGCTGGAAGCCCTTGGATATGCTTTGTCCCAGCTCCTACAGGCCAAGGAAGCACCGGAGACTATCATCCC CTCCGTCTTGGCATCCAGTCTTCCTCAATACATGCTGCAACTCTTGAAACCTGGCCCAAAACTGAATCTTGGGGTGGCTGTGGAGTTTGCCTGGTGCCTTCACTACCTCATCTGCAG CCAGGTCAACAATTCCCTGCTCATCAGCCAGGGGGCTCTGTCCACTCTGGGGCTGCTGCTGTTGGATGTCGCAGAGGCTGTCCAAAGAACCAACAATGCAGGATTGGAGCTG CTGGCATGTCCTGTGCTTCGGTGTCTGAGTAACTTGCTAACAGAGACAGCAGCAGAATCTGTGGAAGGGCAAACACAGCTCAGAGATGAGCGTATCGTGGCCGCATTATTTCTgcttttgcagtttttcttccacAAACAGCCCGGCCTACTTCCTGAAGGCCTTTGGCTCCTTAATAACCTTACTG CAAACAGTCCTTCGTTTTGTACCTCTTTGCTCTCCCTGAACCTGGTTGGGCCCCTCTTGCAGTTACTACCAGTATCTAATGTGGTGCGTGTACTG GTGCTCACAGTTCTGTGCAACATTGCAGAGAAGGGACCTGCTTACTGCCAGCATCTGTGGCCTGGGCCCCTGCTGCCAGCCTTGTTGGACATCTTAGTCTTCTCTGATACTGAAGTAGTTGGCCAAAGTTTGGAGCTGCTACAACTACTATTTCTCTATAGGCCAGAG GCTAGCGAAGCCTTCCTGCAGAACTCAGGGCAACAGGCCCTAGAAAAACATCAAGCAGAGGTACAGCTTAAGGACCGTGTGCAAGTTCTCCTGCAGAAAGCTCTTCACCAGTGA
- the CD14 gene encoding monocyte differentiation antigen CD14: MKERSRSAWPAPASLRRSADRSTMVPGLCLLLLLLPLSLPVAADEEEPCEVDDDDFRCFCNFTDPEPNWSSALQCTVAVQVEIRAGGRSLEQFLRYADTDPSQTVDMVKALRLRQLTVGDARVPARLLVGFLRALGPSKRLKELTFDNLEVTGTLPPELPESAGPALSTLRFRNVSWATGCTWLSGLQRLLKPGLKVLSITQTPSSAPSAACELQNPFPDLTTLELDGHPFLDPQTAKHQGAPMNSGVGPSCASWTLALGLSGIAVQVRGPRA; the protein is encoded by the exons atgaag GAGAGAAGTCGAAGCGCCTGGCCAGCTCCAGCATCGCTGCGACGCTCCGCGGACCGGTCCACCATG GTGCCCGGGCTGTGCCTGTTGCTCCTGCTGCTGCCCTTGTCGCTGCCCGTCGCTGCGGACGAAGAGGAGCCCTGCGAAGTGGACGACGACGACTTTCGCTGCTTCTGCAATTTCACCGATCCGGAGCCCAACTGGTCGAGCGCCCTGCAGTGCACGGTCGCCGTCCAGGTGGAGATCCGCGCGGGCGGCCGCAGCCTGGAGCAGTTCCTCAGGTACGCCGACACCGACCCGAGCCAGACCGTCGACATGGTCAAGGCGCTGCGCTTGCGACAGCTCACGGTGGGCGACGCGCGGGTCCCGGCTCGGCTCCTGGTGGGCTTCCTGCGTGCGCTCGGGCCTTCCAAGCGCCTCAAAGAGCTGACGTTCGACAACCTGGAGGTCACCGGCACTTTACCCCCGGAGCTCCCGGAATCCGCGGGGCCGGCGCTGTCCACGCTGCGTTTCCGCAACGTGTCTTGGGCCACCGGGTGCACTTGGCTCTCGGGGCTGCAGCGGTTGCTCAAGCCCGGCCTCAAGGTCCTGAGCATCACGCAGACGCCCTCCTCCGCACCCTCCGCAGCCTGTGAGCTGCAAAACCCTTTCCCGGACCTCACCACCCTGGAACTGGACGGGCATCCCTTTCTGGACCCCCAAACCGCTAAGCATCAGGGAGCCCCGATGAACTCCGGCGTGGGTCCATCCTGTGCAAGTTGGACCTTAGCCTTAGGGTTGTCGGGAATCGCCGTGCAGGTTCGGGGCCCGCGGGCCTAA